Sequence from the Caretta caretta isolate rCarCar2 chromosome 8, rCarCar1.hap1, whole genome shotgun sequence genome:
CAGACTCCATGAGTATTGCCTCCATGACCGTCTGCTGGGctactgccccaggccccacttcTCACCACGGAGCAGCAATCACAGACTCTTACTGCTgtgcagagtcccactgaggTCATAGAGCTTCAACACAAGACTCAGGGTCTGACATTGCTGCTCTCTCTGCAAGACAGGGACCTAAACTACCTGCTTTTTGCATATTACTCGCCTTTGCACGTAAAGGGCAAGCCAACATGACAACCTCAACATTGtctgtctcagtctctctctctagccacTCATTATAATGTATAACAGCAAGAGGGAAAGGACGTCTTAGGGCCAGGGCACTGGATTAGGATTCAAAAGATAGAAGTTCAGTTCCAGGTCCTACCACAGGCTTCCTCTGTGATTTTAGTCATGACAGTAAGTGCTTGATTTTCACAGCTCCTGCTGGCGTCAAccagagctgtgggtgctcagctcctctgagAAGCCTTAATTTTCAGAAGCATCGAAGTGGCTTAGGAGCCTATGACCTCACTGATCCTCAATGGGACCTGCGCAactattcccattgtacagaatggggaggagggaggcacaGAGAATAACATTTCCAGAAGAATCTAAGCCCCCACTGACATTCAATGGGACTTacgcttctaagtcacttagggtatgtctacacagcattttgggtCAACAGGCTCCGGCTAGCCGGGCTTGCACTAGTGTTCTAAAATTAGGTGTATATACAGCACTTTGCAGCTTGAGCTTGAGCTCTGAAGTCCACCTACTCCAGTAGTTCTCAAAGTTTTCTACTGGTGACCCTTTCACacaacaagcctctgagtgcgacctcccTTATCAAataaaactacatttttaaatagttaacactattataaatactggaggcgAAGCCGTGTTTGTGGATAGAGGCTGAAAGCTCAGGACCCTCACAttataaccttgtgactccctgagcgacccccagtttgagaatctctggcCTACTCCCTAGGTTTCAGAACCTGAGCTCCCACTCACTCCCGCTTGCTTCAAaatgctgtgtggacatacccttaggtgGTTTTCAAAATGTCATCCTCTGTGCCTCCCTCCCCGATCTGTACAAGGGGAATCATTCCCTACCATGCCAGGCTACTGCAGGGATAAATTCATTAACGTTTGTGAGCTGTCCAGATCCCACGGTGATGGGGCCCACATAAGCATCTAGCTAGATACCATTGCGTATATTTGAGACCCACCCTCGGGTGCTGGGGTAGGCTACTCAGGGAGTTACGTGACTCTGATTGCTGTGCTCAGCTCACAGCTTTCAAGAGCTCACACTTCATCCACCTCTGGACCTCAGAGCTGAACGGGTGGTTTGGGCTCGTCTCGCAGATCTCTGATACACCcacctctctttccttctctttcagtTCTGATTCAGTCTCCTTGACTTTGTTAACAAACATTTGCctcatttcttcctctttcttctgcAGTTCACCAAGGAACTCTTTTCTTTTGGTCTCATATGTTTCTTGAAGGCTGGATAAAAAGCAAATGCGACACTATAGTATTATTCAATAGTGACTAGCAAGGCTATGCCCTTCTCAATTGCTTGAAGGCAGAGGGGACGGAGAAGAGAAAAAACATCTTAATCAGCCGAGAGGTTCAAAATCAATGTTAGCAGGTCTCAGTCTAGTGGCCTGATGTTTCAAGCTCTCTGCCTGTGGGGATTCCAGTGGATGGAAGGTTTGCAGGATTACTACTGGAATGCTACTGGAAGTGGATTGGGGAGATGAAGGTCACTCACCTGAATGGCTGGCTGTCAGGATCTGTGTCCTTGAACCCCATCTCCTCCAGCTTGCACCGTCTGTACAGCTCATAGTGGCGGGTGTGAGTCTGTTCCCGAAGATCTTCCATGTTGACCCGAATCAGCATTTCTCGCAGTTTCACAAAGTCACAGTGACTTTCATTCTCGACTGATTAAACAGAAGGGAAGAAATTCAGCAAACATGGGGGAGATTGAGCGGAGGGGAAGATTGCAAGGATACGGGCAGGATATTTTAACCCCAGTGAGATCCTCTCTCAGGGAATGTGTACCTCTGGTGCAATGGGCGAAACTTTCCAACAGGAGAGCATTGCAGAAGCAGGGCCTTTCCGTTTAGGAATAATCTGCATAGGCTGGAATCTGCTCCTTACCAGGGTGCAAGGTTCTAGGGCTAGGACAGCATTTCCGAGAGCTAGGGTCATGAGCACAAAGGAATTAATGGCCGTTCAATGGGAGGACCTATGGGACTTGGTGCCTCGCATACACTGCTGGTCATGGAAATGGGTGTCACAGAAGGATGCTAGGGCATGTGCACAAAGGTGGGTGGGAGTGGTTCTGTCACCAAGACTCTGCCCCACTCAgggaaaacaggaaataaaatccagaaaaaatacatttcccTTCAACCTGGGTCTATCTGCCGTTCTGAGCTGTACATTTGGCAGCACGGGGCTCAGGTGAACGATCCTGCCCAGACTGCCCATCACGTGTTTTGAGAGGGACTCCATAAGGAGGAGCAGCGCTCGAGGGAGGGCACTTGTACTGCACTAATCATCCCAGCACAACACTGAGTGAACGCCTCTGGAAGCAGCCTGAACAAGCTAGGGAGGGTTACAGTCCCCCACCTAGACATTCAGCACACAGCCACCATTGCTGGAAGGGGCACTGGAAACGAGAGAAGTAGAAAGACCCTCAGGAGCAGCTGAGTTCCCATCCTGCTCTGAGAAGAGCTCCCACACACTGTATAAAGCCAACCCTCCTTCCAAGGCTTGAGTTTCATTGGTAACAACAGCTCAACATAAACTTCAGTCTACGCTTTCGCCCTAAAATTGGCTGCTCCTAAGGTTTTCCCTGCTGGAACTTCTCTGACCCAGAGCTTAGTTCTCTCCGCTCATGAAAGAGACTCAGAACCTGCTCCAGCCTGGTTGGAGCAAAATGAATGCACCTGCCGGTATGACCCAACCATAAGCACACTGCACCTTCAGGCAGGGTTAAAGCACCTGATAACTTGATTCAACAAAGGAGCCCTGAATGGTGATACAGAGTCCTCAGGTCTCTTGCCCTGGCGCCCAACACGCTGACGTGGTGGTAGGAGGGAGACATGCAGGAGAGAGCGTGAGCATACACACAGACTGAAGGGCTTCACAGCTCTGAAACATGCCCTGCTGTTGACTTTCTTACCTTGCACCACCCCCCATGGGTACTGACGAGCTCTCACCAGCTTGTTTCCAACTTTCACCTCCTCAGTGCTGCCCACAACAGCAAAGGGCAGATGAGCCTGAAACAGAACCAGCCCAGGGATTCAGTGCACACGCTCGAGTCTCTCACAAGCATCAGTCTTACAAAGCTGCCATGAGCCTCTTCTCGCTCAGGCACAAAATCTGCTTCAAAATCATTTCTCTTGAGCGCAGAATCTTTGTTACTCAGAGTGAAAACAATCTCCACTCTGAAACGGCATAGGGCACCCTGCGTGCCCAACACCTGCTTGCCGTGGAGCTCTGCAGTGCGACTTGGAGCCAGAGCATGGCACAGCAGGTTCGGGTACCGGCTTTGGCACTGAGTCAGTTAGAGATTTTATTAATGCCCTGGACAGTTACTTCCAAACTACAGCTGTTCCCAACATATAAAGCATCACTGGCTTCCATGGCGAGCAAGCAGAGGCCCCTCCTTGCCAGATTGTTCTTATGGCTGTAGCAACCCCAGTGTGCTAAGCCCTATCCGCACACAGAGGGTGGGACAATGCCTTCTTTGAAGAAcataaaaacaaagacatttgTTAGTGGTGATTTGCACAGCAGCTCACATGAAGGCACAGGATGGGACATTGGCAGGACACATCACACATCTTAGTTATTAGAGACATGGTGtcgaggagtgtgtgtgtgggggtggaaaTCACAACATGTTTAGGGAACATGGCATCAAGACGACATCATCAGCTTCGTAAGCGCAGTAAAGGAGGCCATTGGCTGAGCACAGACAGTGTTTGTTGGACACAGCCCGCAGAGTAGCTCCCATCTTCCCTTCTCCCAGCACAAATGACTGAATGTCTCCTTACAGAGAGAGCTACAGACACTCAGTGCCTCGGTCCCATCCCAAGGCAAatatcaattagagaacatgtgTTACATTCTCACTACTCTCCTCATATCACCGCTTCTTTCCTCTGTCGTGGTACTGATGCTGGAAGCTGGAAAGTCATGCTGCAATAAGTGTTATGGCACTTACCAGCACAGAATGACCACCCAGccacacactgcaccccctcctgcctaAGCACCAGACAACTGATCTTCCCCAAACACCAGCACATGCAGGGTTTTACTGTGATAGGTACAAGACTGGTTCGATTACCTGCTGGTCTGCCAGCAAAGCTCTCagtagtcaatgggagctttgctggAATAAGGAGCACAGAAAACACTAGGAGCTAGGTATTATAGTGGTACCGGATGCAGGTAGGTATTATGCTCCCAGTTACAGCCAGTATCCAGAGTTCACCACATTGTTAAACGTACTGCAATCTTGGTCCGCTTCCCAGGGATTTCAAAGGGGAGGGGCTAACAGAGGTCCTTAATTATTAGAAGGACGTACACTCAAAAGCAGAACTCATGGGGAAATGTtccctcttcctttccccatgaaCAACTTTGATGAAAGCAAaagaatgttcattttcatcaacatttttctgcatttttcagttttttgtcaaaaaaaaataaaataaaataaaaatcagcaaccaaaacccaaaatatttcaacCAATGGggcaaacatttttgttttattgcaaATTTGTgcccaattttttcagttttgggTTGCCAGAACCCAGCCCCCGACCcaatttccatttttatttttttggtgagagaccaaaacatttaatcaaaaatagAAATTTACTGTGGAAAAAGCcaattttagttaaaaaaaatccaaaacacaccatttcagatgaaaaatttcaaccaactctaCTCAAAAGCGCAATTCAGATTTCAGATAGCCCAGTTCATGGAAATTAGCAAGACTCACACTCACTtaaaccagggctgaatttggcctttaaaaaaaccaacaccacaGCAGAGTACAATCATCcctatttttcttttaagttggactcaatctatttagcttccTTGGTTTAGAAGACTctaaactagagctggttgaaatttttaattcaaagcttcccctccccaccatgaaaaatggcctttaaagaaagaaagaaagaaagaaagaaagaaagaaagaaagaaagaaagaaagaaagaaagaaagaaagaaagaaagagaaagatgaaCAATTTCGGCACAAAGTTTCTGTTTCAAAATCTACTGAGTcttcaacaaaacatttaaactcAAAAACGTTTCAgtttttctcctctcccttcaactcttcttcattttctccttttttcattttgcttctgAAAAAGGGATGGAAAAAACTCCCAAACTTCAAAAAACTGAACACTTTTCTCTTTTCTCATCCCTAAAGTCAGAAAATTTCTAATTTTTtctaaacatttaaaaaccaaaaaaatttgAAAAGCATATTTTGACTTGCTGCAAACCCAGCCTTGAAATATCAGCATGCAATCTATTTTAGAGCAGAACATGGCCTCTCATAAGAGCTGTATGAGATTAAGTAACAGTCACACTTTAATTAAATTCCTGTACAGTGAGGTTTAAAGGCACAAACAAAATAGTCTCTTCCTCTCTTTAGCAGTAGCCTTAGGCCTCGGTCAGATGCACTGCTCATCTTTAACACAGATCTAGTATCCACACAACCCCCTTGAAGACCCACTTTAAAACGTGTCGTTGTCCAGCAGTTTCCTTTGttacaatattcagaggaaaggCAATAAGCAGCATTACTCACATTCATTACGGAGTTGATCTCTGCGACAGCTTCGTCATCGGTGGGGAACTGATAGATCTGCACTCCGTTACTGACCAGCTCGCTCATTATCTTTATCTTAAACTTGTGCAGCTCGCTCTTGGAAATGGTGTCTGCTTTGGCGATGATGGGGATAATATTCACCTATAGTGGGAGTAGGGGAGAAACCAGGGGAACCATTATCGGGCAGATCTGGGAGCAGCAGCCAATCATTGTCCCTAGCTGAGCAGCATATTGATGGGTTTTGAGCCGCTATAGCACTGACCCTCTTAACAATAGCTGTGCCACCTGGACGGCCACCTTAAATTTCTTAATATGCCACACACTTTGCATGTAATAAGACAGGCAGCAGCCTCAGTACAGCTAGGCACTGGATGGTGTAGGATGCCACCATCTAACTATGTTTTCTGCAACAGTAACTCCTGGAGAAGTTAAAGGACAAATGTCCTGTGATTAATGTGGACGACGAGTAGATGAAACCCTCTGTAACAAGCAAAAAATCAGACAAGACATTATCTGGTTTTAGCCTTAGCCCAATGAGTGCTGGGACAGGACTTTGGTAGTTCCCGTAGGCGTAGCCATGATCAATAAAGCTCATACTTTTGTGCTTCACTCTTGTCTTGTTTAGGCCATTTCATCCCTGAAATGTTACAGACAGTGTGAAATGAGACAGTGTGATTCAATGGAGGAAGAGCAGGGACTTGCTGTCAGAATCTTTGCAGCAATTTATTTTAACACTTGCTAAAACTCTCCTTGAGTGCCACACTGTGTGTGTCTCCTGCAGATAAAGTGAGTGACTGGGAAATGACACTCAGCTGTGAAGTGCCAGCGTTCTTACGCTTGGCGTTACTTAACAGTGTTTTCACATCAGCAGCTCACACCCAAAACAAACACTGTACAGTTACCTCCCGCCGGGTTCTGCAAAGCCATTTCCCACAGCTGCGCTAAACTCCACAGGGAGAGAAAGTCATTCACATTCACTGTATAGCCCAGTCTAGCAAAACCTAGGGCCGTTTTTACATTTCTCAGGCAGGAAGCCATTTCACTATCATCTAACACTGTGCAGAAGCCTGCAGGTTTGGGGTTAGGGTGGAAAGTCCTCTCATGTTCTCCCTCTGGAGGGTTGGTGAAGGAGAGAGCActaagggggaggaaggggagaagtgggggaagtgagaaaacaggctttgctttctctctggggGACCTGGCACAAGGAAAGGCAGCCAGTTGTGAATGATTTGTGATGTCTGGGGCTTTTATAGGCCACCCTTGGAGGTGCTATGTGTCTGATGCTAGACCGCACGGAGTCTGAAGGCAGCTGGAGATGCGGGGGTAGGGAAAATCAGTTTACAGACCTGTCTGTGTCCTCTGGGATACAGGAGGTGGCAGCTGTTGGTGATGAATGGCAAGTGCTTCCTGGAAGTGGGACCCGTTTCAGCAAGTgcttctaaataatttctctctGCCCAGAAATGCCAAATTCCATGTTACAAACCACCACTGAAAAATTCTTCACTGGTTCCATACTCCAAACAGGGAAACTCCAGACAAATTAAGGGAAAGTCTGATCTGTCACCTAATGTTTTTCTACTTCCCACATTTTTGACCTACAGAGGTTGGAATTCAAAACTGCCGCTTAGTCTGTCTATCGACGGCCATTAAAATAAAcgaggctgctctcccagctctgAATCTCTTTGTAGCTTGCTAGGTGGCTTTCCACTGCTTTCATGTCATCCCCCTGCTTAACTTGCTGGTAGAAAAGGAGACCACTTATTGGATCAAAAAAGTGACCCTATTCGCTAGCTGCCCCATAATGATATTTTCCCATATTAGGCTTTTGTAGTGATGTTTCTACTCATGAAAGTAAACAACAAACAGCGCTAGCTGGACTCTGGCAAATTCTCCTGCCCAGCTCCTACCACATACCTCAGTCCTGTCCTCTGAGATCTTTGCTACTCAGTCCCAAGCTTCGCGTGACTAGAACCAGAGGTtaggaaggatagtccagtggttaggctgataacctgggacttgggagaatcaggttcaattctctgctctactacagacttcctgcgtgaccacgggcaagtcacttagggcttgtctacaccaagGCCAGGTCTTCACTAAATACTTAGGCTGATCCAGCTACGTCACCCAGGGATATGACGTAGTTAAGCCAAACTAAACCCCAgtatagacagcgctaggtcggtAGAAGAATTCTTTTGGGGAgatgggagaggttctcctgttgctgtagttaatccatcgcTGTAGTGAGCGTCCACACTACGCAGCGCAGTTGCAGCGCTTCTAGCGAAGACATAGCcgcaggaaagttaatccaagtTAACTGCCAAGGTggtttagttaaaccacattaaacccTTGTGGGGGACACTCTGATTCAGAATTAGAGTGTCTTTAGTTCAACTGAGCTTAATTCATTTCCAaaggtttaactaatccactttaaattcataccATTAGTTAATAAAGATTAACTTTCCGGAATGTCcttgcatagacaagcccttattcttTTTGTGCCTCAGAGCCCCATCTATAGAATGGGATAACACTTCCCCACTTTGCAGCAGTGTTGAAAGGATAAACATATCATTCAGACACTATGGCAACAGGGGCCtatgacagacagacagcctgGAAAGCAGTCTGTCTGTCTTGTTCCAGTTGCCAG
This genomic interval carries:
- the SEPTIN8 gene encoding septin-8 isoform X6: MNTLFNTTFETEEASHYENAVRLRPRTYDLLESNVHLKLTIVDAVGFGDQINKDESYRPVVDYIDTQFENYLQEELKIRRSLFNYHDTRIHVCLYFITPTGHSLKSLDLVTMKKLDSKVNIIPIIAKADTISKSELHKFKIKIMSELVSNGVQIYQFPTDDEAVAEINSVMNAHLPFAVVGSTEEVKVGNKLVRARQYPWGVVQVENESHCDFVKLREMLIRVNMEDLREQTHTRHYELYRRCKLEEMGFKDTDPDSQPFSLQETYETKRKEFLGELQKKEEEMRQMFVNKVKETESELKEKERELHEKFEHLKRIHQEEKRKVEEKRRELEEEMNAFNRRKLAVETLQSQSLQATSQQPLKKDKDKKK
- the SEPTIN8 gene encoding septin-8 isoform X5, producing the protein MNTLFNTTFETEEASHYENAVRLRPRTYDLLESNVHLKLTIVDAVGFGDQINKDESYRPVVDYIDTQFENYLQEELKIRRSLFNYHDTRIHVCLYFITPTGHSLKSLDLVTMKKLDSKVNIIPIIAKADTISKSELHKFKIKIMSELVSNGVQIYQFPTDDEAVAEINSVMNAHLPFAVVGSTEEVKVGNKLVRARQYPWGVVQVENESHCDFVKLREMLIRVNMEDLREQTHTRHYELYRRCKLEEMGFKDTDPDSQPFSLQETYETKRKEFLGELQKKEEEMRQMFVNKVKETESELKEKERELHEKFEHLKRIHQEEKRKVEEKRRELEEEMNAFNRRKLAVETLQSQSLQATSQQPLKKDKDKKN